The sequence ATAGCCGCGTGCGTCTCCTCGGCCGCCTCCAGGTCGATGTCCACGAGGGCCACTCGCGCGCCCGCGCGGGCCAGGCCCTCGGCGATGCCGCGGCCAAGGCCGCTGCCGGCCCCCGTCACGAGGGCGACGCGGTCGGCCAGGACCTGCGGCGCGGCGGGCGGTTCGAACGACCCCGCTCCCCTTCCGCCGTCGCCCTTCCGCCTTCGCCCTTCGGGCTCCGGCGGACAAGTCGGGCTATGGCGGACGAGTCGGGTCGCAGCTAACCGTTTTCCGCGGCCGGCTCGACGGCTGGTCTTACTCATCTTTTTTCTCCCATGCCCCGTCCTCGCCCGCCGCGTAGCCGAGCGACTCCAGCGCCTCGCGCCAGTACTCGGCCGAGGCCACAATGCCCGGCTCGATCGTCTCGATCAGCGTCCCTCGCGGATAGAGCACCTCCAGCGCGATGACGGCTTCGCCGACGCCGCTTGAGGCCAGGGCCTCGAGCGATCGCCGCGCGTCGATGATGCCGCGCTTATTATACTCGGGCGTGAAGGGCCAGTGTCGGCTCGCCTCGCGGTCGCACTGCTGCGCGTGGATGAGGACGATCCGGTTCGTGCCCCAGGGCTCCGCCATCCACGCGTACGGGTCCTTGTCGCGAGGCCCGTGCGTCGGGTCGTCGAACACCGGGGCGGCGTGGCCGAAGTCCAGGTGCATGTGGAATGGCACGGGGCTGCGCGCGTTCAGTTCCTCGAGGATCCGGTGGCCGCGAGAGAGGGTGTTCGGCTGAAGTTGCGGGCGGTGCATCTGTTCGAGGAAGATCGCCTCCAACCCCACCTGGGCCGCGTACTGGCCGACGCGCACCAGGCCGTCGATCATCCGCTCGATGGCCGCGTCGAAGTTCTCCGCGAGGTCCCGCTTGCCCAGGCAATCATAGTGGCCCGAGATGAACCGTCCGCCGAGTTTCAGCGCGAGGTCAATGAACGCGCAGCACCACGTGACGCCCTCCTCGCGCATGTCCGCGTACGGGTGGCTGAGGAGGTTCATCAGGTACGACACGCGGGCCGTCGCCCCGCTCCAGACCTTCAGGCCGTGCGCCCGAATCGCCTCGCGCGTCGCCCGGAGAAACTCCGATTCTTTCTCGACGACTCGTCGGAAAAGGACCGGTTCCAGATGGTCCGCGAAGTATTCGAACTCCTTGAGGCCCGCGCGCCGGAGCACGCCCGCCCAGACCTCCGGCTCGGGGTAATCTTCCGTCGTAAACCCGTTGTTGCCGATGATTCTAAACCGCGTCATGGGTCTCCTTGGCGCTGCCGGGGGATTCGGTTTCCTCGACGGCCGGCGTTTCCTCCACGGCCTCGGTTTCTTCGAACGTTTCGATCTCGCCGGGCGTTTCGGCCTCACGGAGGTCCGACTCGTAATGGGCCCAGCGGATCTTCGGGCGGCCCTCGTCGTCGGTTTCATCCGGGCTTTCGGCCGGTTCGTCGCGGAAGACGTGGATGCGCGGCTCGCCGGACCGCGGCGACGGGCGGTCTTTGCGGGACCGGCCGGGCGGGCCGGTTCTTTCCGTCCGCGCGGAGCGTGCTCCGCCGGGCTTTCCCGGCGCGCCCTCGCGGGGACCTTGCGGCGGTCGGCGCGACGGCCGGCGCTCGCCGGAGGAGGCTCGCCGCTCGGCCGGAACCGTCTTGGCGGAGGGCGTTCTCCCGCCGCGCGGGCGGGCGCCTCTTGCCGGGGCGGCCTTGGCTGGGGCGGCCGGCGCCTCGGCGCTCGCGGCGCCGGCGGACGCCGCTGCGGGCTTCTTCGCGGGCCGCCGGGGCGCGGGTTTCGGTTTGGCCGGTCGGCGGTCCGGAATCAGCGTCAGCGCGATGCGGTTGCGGTCGGCATCGATCGAAACCACGCGGACCTCGACCACGTCGCCGGCGTGCAGAAACTTCATCGGGTTGCGGATGTAGCGCGGTGAGAACTGGCTGATGTGCACCAGGCCGTCTTCCGCGAGGCCCACGTCCACGAACGCCCCGAAGTCCACGACGTTGCGGACGGTCCCTTTGACCCACATGCCGGGTTGAAGGTCTTCGATGTGGCGAACTTTTTTGCGGAAGATCGACGGGGCGTGCTTCGACCGCGGGTCGAAGTGGGGATGCTGGAGCGCGCCGACGAGGTCCACGAGTTCCAGCATCGGGACGCCGACGTCGTCGGCCAGAGGCTCGAGCGAGATGCCCGTCAAATCTTTTTCGAGCGCCTTGGCCGAGTCGGCGCTCGTGAGATCCTGCGCCGTGTGTCCGACCCTGGCGAGGAGCCGTTCGGCCGCCGCGTAACTTTCCGGATGGATGCGCGTCGCATCGAGCGGGTTCGGGCCGGTGACGCCCAGGAAACCGGCGGCCTGGAGGAATCCCGGCCCGCCAGAGGCGAGGTCTCGCTCCGCGGACGCGCCGGGATCGTCCCAGCCGCTTAGCGCCCGGAGTTCCTCGCGTGAGGCGATCGGCCCAGCGCGCCGCCGAGCCGCGAGCGCCTCGACGGCCTGCGGGCCGAGGCCCGGAACGTAGCGCAGGAGGGCGGGCGAGGCCGTGTTCGCGTCGGCCCCGACGGCCGCGACGCACGACGTGACCGTCTCTTCGAGGACGGCCTTCAAGTGTTCCTGGTTGACGTCGTGCTGGTAGAGGCCGACGCCGACGGCCCGGGGGTCGATCTTCACGAGTTCCGCCAGGGGATTCTGGAGTCGCCGGCCGATGCTGATCGTTGCGCGCAGCGAGGCTTCGAG is a genomic window of Planctomycetota bacterium containing:
- a CDS encoding TIM barrel protein; translation: MTRFRIIGNNGFTTEDYPEPEVWAGVLRRAGLKEFEYFADHLEPVLFRRVVEKESEFLRATREAIRAHGLKVWSGATARVSYLMNLLSHPYADMREEGVTWCCAFIDLALKLGGRFISGHYDCLGKRDLAENFDAAIERMIDGLVRVGQYAAQVGLEAIFLEQMHRPQLQPNTLSRGHRILEELNARSPVPFHMHLDFGHAAPVFDDPTHGPRDKDPYAWMAEPWGTNRIVLIHAQQCDREASRHWPFTPEYNKRGIIDARRSLEALASSGVGEAVIALEVLYPRGTLIETIEPGIVASAEYWREALESLGYAAGEDGAWEKKDE
- a CDS encoding S1 RNA-binding domain-containing protein, whose amino-acid sequence is SKAIKVSFAVAPETLLEEVMPILIQPGHRFADFLKTVLGDALGRLVLPTIEREVRRRLTRQAEEHAIEVFAANLESLLMTPPLANTRVLVIQPGFRSGCKVAVLDVDGTLLAETILYPHEPKKQWLEGKTALLAAIHSHNVQAIAIGNGTGCRATEEFVSEVIEENHLDLQYTIVNEAGAGAYADSPLAKEEFPNLEASLRATISIGRRLQNPLAELVKIDPRAVGVGLYQHDVNQEHLKAVLEETVTSCVAAVGADANTASPALLRYVPGLGPQAVEALAARRRAGPIASREELRALSGWDDPGASAERDLASGGPGFLQAAGFLGVTGPNPLDATRIHPESYAAAERLLARVGHTAQDLTSADSAKALEKDLTGISLEPLADDVGVPMLELVDLVGALQHPHFDPRSKHAPSIFRKKVRHIEDLQPGMWVKGTVRNVVDFGAFVDVGLAEDGLVHISQFSPRYIRNPMKFLHAGDVVEVRVVSIDADRNRIALTLIPDRRPAKPKPAPRRPAKKPAAASAGAASAEAPAAPAKAAPARGARPRGGRTPSAKTVPAERRASSGERRPSRRPPQGPREGAPGKPGGARSARTERTGPPGRSRKDRPSPRSGEPRIHVFRDEPAESPDETDDEGRPKIRWAHYESDLREAETPGEIETFEETEAVEETPAVEETESPGSAKETHDAV